A genomic segment from Clarias gariepinus isolate MV-2021 ecotype Netherlands chromosome 11, CGAR_prim_01v2, whole genome shotgun sequence encodes:
- the LOC128533601 gene encoding olfactory receptor 52B2-like — protein MDSNMSIYSTLLTLEALDISPSYILPVFMFGTLTYCTILFFNITLLLTIAFNQKLHKPMYILLFNMPINDMVGASALLPHMMSTLLSQNRSITYSACCLQAFFIHLYGSGTLLILGAMAYDRYIAICRPLKYNTVMSPNKLLKIILTVWTTDVATVGSIVALNYRQEICTTRIVDSFCNNPSLMKLICGDTRLNNYYGLSVSVLLSCLALFIMFFTYIHILITCVSKRQSDAKRKAIQTCGTHLVVYLCLVFSLLFALISHRFDNVPKYLRGVFGASVMIFPPFINPLIYGLRTKEIQQNIHTFFRKKVFQS, from the coding sequence ATGGATTCCAATATGTCCATATATTCAACTCTTCTTACTTTGGAAGCTCTAGACATATCTCCATCTTATATCCTACCAGTGTTTATGTTTGGAACTCTTACTTATTGTACTATTCTGTTTTTCAATATTACATTACTATTAACAATTGCTTTCAACCAAAAACTTCATAAACCTATGTATATACTGTTGTTTAACATGCCAATTAATGACATGGTAGGTGCATCTGCCCTTTTGCCACACATGATGTCTACTCTACTGTCACAGAATAGATCGATTACTTATTCTGCATGCTGTTTGCAAGCCTTCTTTATCCACTTGTATGGGTCTGGAACACTTCTTATTCTGGGGGCCATGGCTTATGACAGGTATATTGCAATTTGCCGCCCATTAAAATATAACACTGTTATGTCTCCAAATAAGTTGTTGAAAATAATCCTTACAGTGTGGACCACGGATGTTGCAACAGTAGGTTCCATAGTTGCCCTAAACTACCGTCAAGAGATCTGTACCACCAGAATTGTTGACTCCTTCTGTAATAATCCAAGTTTGATGAAGCTAATATGTGGTGACACAAGGCTGAACAACTACTATGGACTCTCTGTGTCAGTTTTGTTGAGCTGTTTAgcattgtttataatgttttttacatATATCCATATTCTAATCACATGTGTCTCAAAAAGACAATCTgatgcaaaaagaaaagcaattcAGACATGTGGTACACACCTAGTGGTTTACttatgtttagtttttagtttactTTTTGCTCTAATTTCCCACAGATTTGATAATGTACCCAAGTACCTAAGAGGGGTCTTTGGTGCGTCTGTGATGATATTTCCTCCTTTTATAAATCCTCTAATATATGGATTGAGAACAAAGGAAATTCAACAAAACATCCACACCTTCTTCCGTAAAAAGGTCTTTCAGTCATAA